A window from Danio aesculapii chromosome 6, fDanAes4.1, whole genome shotgun sequence encodes these proteins:
- the LOC130230623 gene encoding gap junction gamma-1 protein-like produces MSWSFLTRLLDEISNHSTFVGKIWLTLLIIFRIVLTVVGGETIYQDEQSKFVCNTQQPGCENVCYDAFAPLSHVRFWVFQIIMITTPSIMYLGFAMHKIARMADDEYRPHKRKLLSMVHRGMSRDYDMVDEMSEEVPMITEEIEPSEKDKKSAAPTKTTAASDAAVKHDGRRRIKRDGLMKVYVLQLISRVAFEIAFLFGQYILYGFEVSPSYICTRSPCPHTVDCFISRPTEKTIFLVIMYVVSVLCLALTVLEILHLGIGGVRDSLRSRANRRLPVHRPSTSTICHRLPSAPPGYQAVLKKYSSGKLKAEFLADSGRESLGDDNTTRDLDRLRRHLKIAQQHLDQAYHTEEVGASHNSGPDSKSIAAEQNRLNLAQEGFVNTEAKVFKEAHA; encoded by the coding sequence ATGAGTTGGAGCTTCTTGACACGTTTGCTTGATGAAATCTCCAACCATTCCACTTTTGTGGGAAAGATCTGGCTCACTCTGCTTATTATCTTCCGAATTGTTCTGACAGTGGTGGGTGGTGAGACCATCTATCAAGATGAACAGAGCAAGTTTGTGTGCAATACACAACAGCCTGGTTGTGAGAACGTGTGCTATGATGCTTTTGCCCCTTTATCCCACGTTCGATTTTGGGTTTTTCAAATCATTATGATAACCACTCCATCCATTATGTACCTCGGCTTTGCCATGCACAAAATTGCTCGAATGGCCGATGATGAATATCGACCACACAAACGCAAACTGCTGTCTATGGTTCATCGAGGAATGAGCCGTGACTATGACATGGTAGACGAGATGAGTGAAGAAGTTCCCATGATCACAGAAGAGATTGAGCCCTCAGAGAAGGACAAAAAATCAGCAGCTCCAACCAAGACTACCGCTGCTTCTGATGCTGCTGTGAAACATGATGGCCGACGCCGCATCAAGAGAGATGGTCTCATGAAGGTGTACGTGTTACAGTTGATCTCTCGTGTTGCCTTTGAGATAGCCTTCCTCTTTGGCCAATATATTCTTTATGGTTTTGAGGTCTCTCCATCCTACATTTGCACCCGGAGCCCTTGCCCACATACTGTGGATTGCTTTATCTCACGTCCCACTGAAAAAACCATCTTCCTGGTCATCATGTATGTTGTCAGTGTACTCTGCCTGGCACTGACTGTTTTGGAAATCCTGCATCTGGGGATTGGTGGTGTAAGGGACTCTCTTCGTAGTAGAGCAAATCGGAGACTCCCTGTTCATAGGCCATCCACATCCACCATCTGTCACCGCCTTCCCAGCGCTCCACCTGGATATCAGGCTGTCCTGAAAAAGTACTCCTCAGGCAAGCTGAAGGCTGAGTTCCTGGCAGACTCGGGACGGGAGTCACTGGGTGATGACAACACTACTCGTGATCTAGACCGTCTGCGGAGGCATCTTAAAATTGCACAGCAACACCTGGACCAGGCCTACCACACTGAGGAAGTAGGGGCTTCGCACAACAGCGGGCCTGACTCTAAAAGCATTGCTGCTGAGCAAAATCGACTCAACCTAGCGCAGGAAGGCTTTGTCA